In the Topomyia yanbarensis strain Yona2022 chromosome 3, ASM3024719v1, whole genome shotgun sequence genome, one interval contains:
- the LOC131686828 gene encoding uncharacterized protein LOC131686828 has product MDSANNNIAVNQLYHKTDDEFFGSNITLNDHYHYIVLGSDHVAQSAGFYLAKSDLSKTVLVLQTNQCDQIFELKDEPDPLGLTISNKFAECAHQLKYKFIDPFSNGQRIGVAYKNRTAKLDNVRQTLFAVDPNLKLLTGARIVRLLYNHASATVLGVEIELYGSRQYIYAEEDMIIAGRCLNDYQHLAVSSIVSNATLTSVLKAMSLDTSLGSPMMAPILYTISKEKLRRNPILLATELFLKSPESSGDDAMKPDVKLRVLMGNSVGGQYAWVGFVPSILSDDPNYSPSHEETVKVLAFALKTATEIISCDAFKFLNLTLFDQAMDECAKYIESEQYWICYVHNKLKRFEKTSAFKKHATTLLDDDLRLNGVKGLRVIPFGLSTPLLNRQWSKLFSTTELRFNSSTNGIEPKTKTAETEVQPVTLKTSTPVHALVGMLTELSKRFFDRQLMQKQLTDISKLSNLRFDFG; this is encoded by the exons TTTTTGGAAGCAATATTACACTAAATGATCACTATCACTATATCGTCCTAGGGAGTGATCACGTTGCTCAGAGTGCAGGATTTTACCTAGCCAAATCTGATCTCTCCAAAACAGTTCTAGTGCTACAGACAAATCAATGCGATCAGATTTTTGAACTGAAAGATGAACCAGATCCCCTGGGTCTAACAATATCAAACAAGTTTGCTGAGTGTGCTCACCAGCTGAAGTATAAGTTCATTGACCCCTTCTCGAATGGGCAGCGAATCGGAGTAGCCTATAAGAATCGAACCGCTAAGCTGGACAACGTACGACAAACGTTGTTCGCCGTGGATCCAAATTTGAAGTTACTGACCGGAGCACGAATTGTTCGTCTGTTGTACAACCACG CCTCTGCCACCGTGTTGGGTGTAGAAATTGAATTGTATGGCTCCAGGCAGTACATTTATGCAGAGGAAGATATGATCATCGCGGGGCGATGCTTGAATGATTACCAACACTTAGCGGTCTCCTCGATCGTGTCGAATGCGACGCTAACGAGTGTTTTGAAAGCAATGTCTTTAGATACTAGTTTAGGCAGTCCAATGATGGCGCCGATCTTGTACACAATCTCCAAAGAGAAATTACGAAGGAATCCAATTCTATTGGCAACAGAATTATTTCTTAAATCACCAGAAAGTAGTGGAGATGATGCAATGAAACCAGACGTCAAACTTCGTGTGCTTATGGGGAATTCGGTCGGTGGCCAGTACGCATGGGTTGGGTTCGTACCTTCCATACTGTCGGATGATCCGAACTACTCACCAAGCCATGAAGAAACTGTTAAAGTTCTTGCGTTTGCCCTGAAGACCGCAACCGAAATTATCAGTTGTGATGCATTTAAGTTTCTAAATTTGACTTTATTTGATCAAGCCATGGACGAGTGTGCAAAATATATCGAAAGCGAGCAATATTGGATTTGCTACGTACACAACAAACTCAAGCGTTTTGAGAAG ACATCTGCATTCAAGAAACACGCCACCACTCTGCTGGATGACGATTTGCGCCTTAACGGTGTGAAAGGCCTTCGCGTGATACCGTTTGGATTATCAACACCTTTGTTGAATCGGCAATGGAGCAAACTGTTTTCAACAACTGAGTTGCGTTTTAATTCGAGCACGAATGGTATTGAGCCAAAAACGAAAACAGCAGAAACAGAGGTACAACCTGTAACTTTGAAAACATCCACGCCGGTACACGCTTTGGTTGGGATGTTAACAGAACTGTCGAAAAGGTTCTTCGACCGGCAGCTTATGCAAAAACAACTAACTGATATTTCTAAACTTAGTAACTTAAGATTCGATTTCGGTTAA
- the LOC131688982 gene encoding exocyst complex component 1 yields the protein MAAGIKYHIQREVFDALDERILSVCNVSKLLKKKKASYLCVVSTTKPRIVVSICQVKQYDKGVWKKKRSWMLEDVKGVDGRNESPETHEFDLSLEKVYRWFAANLHERQNFITVLWKQLQKHVTAEARPTFKNIPKGWLTERSPEKVLEKFATIGPRPEGGDEEDDEMDEVESEDFHALTEKEETNLSKLIGECDYAISNAEQFMEQLGKKLQELDGANIQSVLASEKQVDALMDQIEAAISEAEKVEKRLDDYDEILCHIRDTMEKMGEKNQMIEIANTNNVKLLQELEKVVFQLDLPHVHQLALTDTDLTPKGLPVAIAAGKALQTAMNSDIDPALLRLTAVQDQRKRFEKWKAKFSQTVSRHLNNLFIHLGNLGDSQSPHSNELTLPKHNSVHKELSAYTELMHWMKAMDRKAYDALIKVYTSSLSKVYDRDIRIFFEAAKQSISVKRFGSREDLNSSSMSNKLKLGQQSNKPPSQPYGILGINRELWGAGAEPVERQKFDSILEKVLAELEPVALSEQHFCIAFFQLDVISPTGKNTQTTLDASAAMQDKERDERDTALAIPQKRLDRQINEDVRRMMGELFSNLEQELNSFILSFEKLDSYYSLYVLVRLTQHVMSAQDAKSFLSMTFASALIHVKRNFDKFMNLQLQSIQEAKVPKRSKCGLLPYVENFEEFAVTAETVFKKTERRNDLDRWYLNLVEAIFEHIPLHAMDHPKTPQQVVKMENYHRMHSLLSQLKVAVLEQLKKDAKVRYNDALKAYVTKYFGRPLEKLNQFFEGVQQKVQQGVKETEISYQMAYSKQELRKVIAQYPAREVKKGLEHLYKKVEKHLCEEENLLQVVWRAMQEEFIAQYNSLELWIQRCYAGAMITLDFTIKDILDFFSEIARSH from the exons ATGGCAGCCGGTATTAAGTACCACATTCAGAGGGAGGTATTCGATGCGTTGGACGAGCGGATCCTATCGGTTTGCAATGTAAGCAAActgttgaaaaagaaaaaagccTCCTATCTGTGCGTAGTGTCCACCACGAAACCCCGGATTGTGGTTTCGATCTGCCAGGTTAAGCAGTATGACAAGGGAGTGTGGAAGAAGAAACGTTCGTGGATGCTAGAGGACGTGAAGGGTGTGGATGGTAGAAATGAATCACCGGAAACGCACGAATTTGACCTCAGCTTGGAGAAAGTTTACCGCTGGTTTGCGGCCAACCTACACGAACGGCAGAACTTTATTACGGTTTTATGGAAGCAACTTCAAAAACATGTCACGGCGGAAGCTCGTCCTACGTTTAAGAATATTCCGAAAGGTTGGCTTACGGAGCGATCGCCGGAAAAGGTGCTCGAGAAATTCGCCACGATCGGACCTCGACCGGAGGGTGGTGATGAGGAGGATGATGAAATGGATGAGGTAGAAAGTGAAGATTTTCATGCGTTGACAGAAAAGGAGGAAACAAATTTGAGTAAGCTGATTGGAGAATGCGATTATGCGATTAGCAATGCCGAGCAGTTTATGGAACAGCTGGGGAAAAAGCTACAGGAGTTAGATGGAGCCAACATTCAAAGTGTGCTGGCATCGGAAAAACAG GTTGACGCACTGATGGATCAGATTGAAGCTGCTATTTCGGAAGCTGAGAAGGTGGAAAAACGCCTGGATGACTACGATGAAATTCTGTGTCATATTCGTGACACAATGGAGAAAATGGGcgaaaagaatcaaatgatcgAAATTGCCAATACAAACAACGTAAAACTGTTACAGGAGTTGGAGAAGGTTGTCTTCCAGTTAGATCTCCCCCATGTCCACCAGTTGGCTTTAACGGACACAGATTTGACACCGAAAGGCCTCCCGGTTGCTATAGCCGCCGGTAAAGCACTACAAACTGCTATGAACAGTGACATTGATCCAGCGCTTTTGCGACTGACGGCGGTACAGGATCAACGAAAACGATTCGAGAAATGGAAAGCCAAATTTTCGCAAACCGTTAGTCGTCATTTGAACAATTTGTTTATTCACTTGGGGAATCTGGGTGATTCGCAGAGCCCACATTCGAATGAGTTAACCCTTCCAAAACATAACTCGGTGCACAAAGAACTCTCCGCCTATACTGAACTGATGCATTGGATGAAGGCGATGGATCGGAAAGCGTACGACGCTTTAATTAAGGTCTACACCAGTTCGCTAAGCAAGGTTTACGATAGAGACATTCGTATCTTTTTCGAAGCTGCCAAGCAGTCAATATCGGTGAAGCGATTTGGATCGCGAGAAGATCTAAACAGCAGTTCGATGAGTAATAAATTAAAACTGGGACAGCAAAGTAATAAACCTCCATCTCAACCATACGGAATCCTGGGAATCAATCGAGAGCTCTGGGGTGCAGGTGCGGAACCGGTTGAAAGGCaaaaattcgattcgattctGGAAAAGGTGCTGGCGGAACTAGAACCAGTGGCGCTCAGTGAACAGCACTTTTGTATCGCGTTCTTCCAGCTGGACGTTATAAGTCCCACGGGGAAAAATACGCAAACAACGCTTGACGCGTCGGCTGCCATGCAGGACAAAGAGCGAGATGAACGGGACACTGCTCTGGCCATTCCGCAGAAGCGCCTGGATAGACAAATCAACGAAGACGTTCGAAGAATGATGGGCGAGCTTTTTAGCAACTTAGAGCAGGAATTAAACAGCTTTATTCTAAGCTTCGAGAAGCTCGACAGCTA CTACTCCCTGTACGTGCTAGTTCGTCTAACACAGCATGTGATGTCCGCCCAGGACGCAAAGTCCTTCCTCAGTATGACGTTCGCGTCTGCGTTGATCCATGTGAAACGAAATTTCGATAAATTTATGAACCTTCAGCTGCAATCGATTCAGGAGGCCAAAGTTCCCAAACGCTCCAAATGCGGCCTGCTACCGTACGTGGAAAATTTCGAGGAGTTTGCAGTGACGGCAGAGACCGTTTTCAAAAAGACCGAACGACGGAACGATCTGGATCGCTGGTATCTAAATCTGGTTGAGGCAATCTTTGAACATATTCCGCTGCATGCAATGGATCATCCTAAAACGCCGCAACAAGTGGTCAAGATGGAAAACTATCACCGGATGCATTCGTTGCTCTCGCAACTGAAGGTGGCTGTGCTGGAACAGCTTAAGAAAGACGCTAAGGTGCGGTACAACGATGCGTTGAAGGCTTACGTGACCAAGTACTTTGGACGACCACTGGAAAAACTAAAT CAATTCTTCGAAGGCGTACAGCAGAAGGTTCAACAAGGGGTTAAAGAAACCGAAATTAGCTACCAGATGGCGTACTCAAAACAAGAGCTTCGTAAAGTAATAGCCCAGTACCCTGCGAGGGAAGTGAAGAAAGGTTTGGAGCATCTGTACAAGAAGGTCGAGAAGCATCTTTGCGAGGAAGAGAATCTACTACAAGTAGTTTGGCGTGCAATGCAGGAGGAATTCATCGCTCAGTACAATTCGTTGGAACTGTGGATTCAACGGTGCTATGCAGGAGCTATGATCACCCTAGATTTTACGATAAAAGATATTTTGGACTTTTTCTCTGAAATTGCGAGATCGCACTAG
- the LOC131688983 gene encoding heme transporter FLVCR2-like translates to MKTEQMFHEKSILVQSLKIANNLDRKKSLSTSIIPTQNQNYLCVPLLHNGPKQVESRKKDEYEGITVHTAVEKSYQSITRSISQSTLTIPENYSFTSVHVQVYRRRWVMLVLGMLSIAISYVQWIQYSIVANIISRYYDISSVWVDWTSMIFMVVYVVCVFPISYIMDIRNMRQTAVIGAVGTAIGAWIKVFSVHPSQFQMVLLGQIVSAFSQVFLLSIPSRLASTWFSPEEASSVCAFGVFAAQLGTASGFFFTPILIKNHEDIARIGVEMKIFQMSIAGISTVIACMVIAVFKSAPQFAPSHVQALQRTIKPKRKDYWPAVGRLLQDNNYLILVIAYGINVGIFNAFSTLLNQIVVNYFPTGEADAGRIGLALITLGLLGSMVFGFLLDTMHKYKATAVWACRLSAITMVIFALALETRSKKLVSVASIFLGFFMTGFQPIGYEFAAELTFPEPDGPVSGILNISTQIFGIVITLLISGLQQILGDFVGNLVFAALLVIDANIISLIKSELRRYNTHLEIENEAAKEQAEDASTHFDTISYEDAPLKLKIDDYSGWVRS, encoded by the exons ATGAAAACCGAACAGATGTTTCACGAGAAAAGCATTCTCGTGCAGTCGTTGAAGATTGCAAACAATTTGGACCGGAAAAAGTCACTTTCGACCTCGATCATACCAACTCAAAACCAGAACTACTTATGTGTGCCTTTGCTACACAATGGACCTAAACAGGTGGAATCGCGGAAAAAGGACGAGTACGAGGGGATTACCGTGCATACTGCGGTGGAGAAGTCGTATCAATCGATCACACGGAGTATCTCTCAGTCTACGTTGACTATACCGGAGAACTACAGCTTTACTTCGGTGCACGTGCAAGTCTACAGGCGTAGATGGGTGATGTTAGTGCTTGGTATGCTGAGCATAGCGATTTCCTATGTACAATGGATACAGTACAGTATTGTAGCGAATATTATATCAAGATATTATGACATAAGCTCAGTATGGGTCGACTGGACTTCGATGATCTTCATGGTGGTTTACGTTGTGTGTGTTTTTCCGATATCCTACATTATGGATATACGAAATATGCGTCAAACGGCAGTGATCGGTGCCGTTGGGACGGCTATCGGAGCATGGATTAAAGTATTCTCCGTGCACCCATCTCAGTTCCAAATGGTTTTACTAGGCCAAATCGTATCCGCTTTCTCGCAAGTGTTTTTGCTCAGCATTCCGTCAAGGTTGGCTTCTACCTGGTTCTCACCCGAGGAAGCATCATCAGTGTGTGCTTTCGGTGTATTTGCTGCTCAGCTTGGAACTGCTTCAGGATTCTTTTTCACACCTATCCTGATCAAGAACCACGAGGACATAGCTCGCATAGGtgtggaaatgaaaattttccaGATGTCGATTGCCGGAATTTCCACAGTGATTGCGTGTATGGTAATCGCTGTGTTCAAATCCGCTCCACAATTTGCGCCTAGTCACGTGCAAGCACTTCAGAGAACGATCAAACCCAAAAGGAAAGACTACTGGCCAGCAGTTGGAAGACTCCTGCAAGATAATAACTACTTGATACTTGTGATTGCCTACGGAATCAATGTTGGAATTTTCAACGCATTTTCGACGCTTCTGAATCAGATTGTAGTGAACTACTTTCCTACTGGTGAAGCTGATGCTGGTCGAATTGGGCTAGCGCTGATCACTCTGGGTCTTCTGGGATCTATGGTTTTCGGGTTCCTTTTGGATACGATGCATAAGTATAAGGCCACTGCTGTCTGGGCTTGTCGGCTATCAGCGATTACTATGGTCATATTCGCATTAGCTCTCGAGACTCGCTCGAAGAAACTGGTTTCGGTAGCCTCAATCTTTCTTGG TTTCTTCATGACAGGATTTCAACCAATCGGCTATGAGTTTGCCGCGGAACTAACTTTTCCCGAGCCAGATGGTCCTGTTTCGGGAATCTTGAACATTTCGACCCAGATTTTTGGGATCGTCATAACGCTGCTGATCTCAGGATTGCAGCAGATTCTGGGAGACTTCGTGGGTAATTTG GTTTTCGCAGCATTGCTAGTGATCGACGCTAACATAATTTCTTTGATAAAATCGGAGCTGCGTCGGTACAATACTCATCTGGAGATAGAGAATGAGGCTGCTAAGGAACAGGCGGAAGATGCGTCTACACATTTTGACACAATTAGCTACGAGGACGCGCCCCTGAAACTTAAAATAGATGACTATAGCGGCTGGGTGCGATCATGA
- the LOC131688985 gene encoding uncharacterized protein LOC131688985, translated as MQAVRPFTKLAVRNAAFLSRGYHEGHHHVCTMNEMPVPEGDFFEEHNRRNRTYNTVLAAGLAIFGVTLTIAKQTGLIYLNYNPPNSFE; from the exons ATGCAAGCCGTTCGTCCATTCACCAAGCTTGCTGTACGCAATG CTGCGTTTCTATCTCGTGGATACCACGAAGGCCACCACCATGTGTGCACGATGAACGAAATGCCAGTGCCGGAGGGCGATTTCTTCGAAGAACATAATCGCAGAAACCGCACATATAACACGGTTCTTGCTGCCGGATTGGCCATTTTTGGGGTTACCTTGACGATT GCCAAGCAAACCGGGCTGATCTATTTGAACTACAATCCCCCGAACAGTTTTGAATAG
- the LOC131688984 gene encoding DNA-directed RNA polymerase III subunit RPC7 — protein MAGRGRGKSTGTLTQEQLQSMGVTRNEMQTVSSAAPPPLYPILQSKPVPLESNPDRDYKILWKEDFISYLRESPYYTTVKSSKGPVQRYSDKVINVIENDPKRKQDGGFIWSMMPAELRPSFKRSKTNSNSADQKGAKRAKAVDIDAKLSELEKKESFLDESEVKKEKRNESDEEKDDEELDEEMADEEMDDENDYGNNYFDNGEAYNEEDDNLDDGPVY, from the exons ATGGCCGGCCGCGGTCGTGGCAAGTCCACGGGGACACTCACCCAGGAGCAGCTGCAATCGATGGGGGTTACGAGAAACGAAATGCAAACAGTTTCATCGGCAGCACCACCACCGCTCTATCCGATATTGCAATCGAAGCCGGTTCCCCTCGAG TCAAACCCGGATCGAGATTACAAGATTCTGTGGAAAGAGGATTTCATATCGTATCTTCGGGAGTCACCTTACTATACAACCGTTAAAAGCTCCAAAGGTCCGGTGCAGCGTTACTCGGATAAAGTAATT AACGTTATTGAGAATGATCCAAAGCGAAAGCAGGACGGTGGTTTTATTTGGAGTATGATGCCAGCGGAGCTGAGACCATCGTTTAAGCGTAGCAAGACCAATTCCAACAGCGCGGATCAAAAAGGAGCCAAGCGGGCCAAGGCGGTCGATATCGATGCTAAATTAAGTGAACTGGAGAAGAAAGAATCCTTTTTGGATGAGTCTGAAGTGAAGAAGGAGAAACGCAACGAGTCCGACGAGGAAAAGGACGATGAGGAGTTGGATGAGGAAATGGCCGACGAGGAAATGGATGACGAGAACGATTATGGGAATAATTATTTCGACAATGGAGAGGCTTACAACGAGGAAGATGACAATTTGGATGATGGTCCAGTTTATTGA